From Flavobacteriales bacterium, one genomic window encodes:
- a CDS encoding RNA polymerase sigma factor RpoD/SigA — translation MRQLKITKQVTNRETLSLDKYLQEIGRVELITAEEEVELARRIREGDQKALEKLTKANLRFVVSVSKQYQNQGLTLPDLINEGNLGLIKAAQRFDETRGFKFISYAVWWIRQSILQALAEQSRIVRLPLNKIGSINKINKAFAKLEQTYERIPTDDELAEVLELTPEEVKQSMRYSGRHVSMDAPLKEGDDDSSSMYDVLVGEDSPSPEGGLIKDSLRREIERSLTTLTPREADVVRLYFGLGGEHPLTLEEIGERFDLTRERVRQIKEKAIRRLKHTSRSKLLKAYLGQ, via the coding sequence ATGAGGCAGTTAAAAATCACAAAACAGGTTACTAACCGTGAGACTTTGTCTCTCGACAAGTATCTCCAGGAGATTGGACGCGTTGAGTTAATCACCGCAGAAGAAGAAGTGGAGCTTGCTCGCCGTATCAGGGAGGGTGACCAAAAAGCATTGGAAAAACTGACCAAAGCGAATCTTCGTTTCGTAGTATCGGTTTCCAAGCAGTACCAGAATCAGGGATTGACCCTGCCGGATTTGATTAACGAGGGGAACCTTGGTTTGATCAAAGCCGCACAGCGTTTTGATGAGACCCGCGGATTTAAGTTTATTTCTTATGCCGTATGGTGGATTCGTCAATCGATTCTTCAGGCCCTTGCAGAACAGTCGCGTATTGTTCGTTTGCCGCTCAACAAAATTGGTTCGATCAATAAGATCAACAAAGCATTTGCAAAGTTGGAGCAAACCTACGAACGTATTCCGACCGATGATGAATTGGCAGAAGTATTGGAATTAACCCCTGAAGAAGTTAAACAATCGATGCGGTATAGTGGTCGACATGTATCCATGGACGCTCCTTTAAAGGAAGGCGATGACGACAGTTCGAGCATGTATGATGTATTGGTTGGAGAAGACAGTCCGAGTCCCGAAGGTGGATTAATCAAAGACTCGCTTCGTCGTGAAATTGAACGATCGCTCACTACCCTCACTCCCCGTGAAGCAGATGTGGTGCGACTTTATTTCGGATTGGGTGGAGAACATCCTTTAACCCTTGAAGAAATCGGAGAACGTTTTGATTTAACCCGCGAACGTGTTCGACAGATTAAAGAAAAAGCGATTCGTCGTTTGAAACACACTTCGAGAAGTAAATTATTAAAAGCTTATCTCGGTCAGTAA
- a CDS encoding DUF5060 domain-containing protein produces the protein MRFIFLLLLNISFLQLHAQSKLFTISGSISKSTYTVLKHQKVEFGLKPDPAILHQIEDYLKTKKGGINPYAEEDITIRCSFLSPSGKVREIDAFYFVPYKRDLNQNKWNKDSTSTPFRIRFAPNETGKWAMAVRIMIKGEVKEILPDFNFQVEASSSRGHLQLPGKKSPNQRQLICSEDQKSFFAIGENITHSNYIQLDPISHERHKKWIRQMADNGGNFLRMEFGAQNFLIDWLDLEDYSGRMNYAMAFDEIVDLCSERDIYFIMFNHHVEYDAAEVDKGWLDRPVQWKKNPYHTQLEIENSEDVFTSEKAWTYLKRRYRYIFSRWGYSPQFSIYEFSEGDNVFGKNAEGKSKYHNDKSIRKSFNEFITRLKTYIQKDLGYSEKIVGVSFASNPDERAMEQHIYSIADMCFVHKYGEQKDENFIQRWGMMDRLFASFSKPCLMEEMGPNDGNLYCCSKIQYHNDMWSTAFMGGIGCGMHWWWDRGIHDNGYYTDLKALSKFWQNEDLSDREYFPRKTSDKMSFTVSARKKRKIETFYLRDKSGDRIYGWTHNATAFWWNESNACMDELKAKKYLSKPCKMEDGAELGCAPPCAAWIDYGSDRFKDDYGKIIPLEKEIIVIPGLKMSPLFGKHHYYQVQWFYTGGSGGLMQEAVIGTDAGGNLSIRVPKMGPDLPYNDYAFKIRYVGLQKGIKAGPSSGPF, from the coding sequence ATGCGTTTTATCTTTTTATTGCTTTTGAACATTTCATTTCTGCAACTACATGCACAATCGAAATTGTTCACGATTAGCGGATCAATTTCTAAATCAACCTACACTGTTTTAAAGCACCAGAAAGTTGAATTCGGCTTGAAACCGGATCCTGCCATCTTGCATCAGATTGAAGATTATCTAAAGACAAAAAAAGGTGGTATCAATCCTTATGCAGAGGAAGATATTACCATTCGTTGTTCTTTTTTATCTCCCTCCGGAAAAGTACGTGAAATCGACGCCTTTTATTTTGTTCCCTATAAACGCGATTTGAATCAAAATAAATGGAACAAGGATAGTACCTCTACTCCATTCCGCATTCGCTTTGCACCCAATGAAACCGGAAAGTGGGCCATGGCTGTGCGAATCATGATAAAAGGTGAGGTAAAAGAAATACTTCCTGATTTCAACTTTCAGGTAGAGGCATCTTCCTCCAGAGGTCATCTCCAGTTACCCGGGAAAAAGAGTCCGAATCAACGCCAGCTGATTTGTTCGGAAGATCAAAAAAGTTTTTTTGCCATTGGAGAAAACATCACCCATTCCAACTACATCCAACTCGACCCGATCAGCCATGAACGTCATAAAAAATGGATTCGTCAGATGGCCGATAATGGCGGTAATTTTTTGAGAATGGAATTTGGAGCTCAAAATTTTTTAATCGACTGGCTGGATCTGGAGGATTATTCCGGAAGAATGAATTACGCCATGGCTTTTGATGAAATTGTGGATTTATGCAGCGAGCGCGATATTTATTTTATCATGTTTAATCACCATGTTGAATACGATGCAGCGGAAGTGGATAAAGGCTGGCTGGATCGTCCGGTACAATGGAAAAAAAATCCCTACCACACGCAATTGGAAATTGAAAATTCGGAGGACGTATTTACTTCTGAAAAGGCATGGACCTATTTAAAACGCAGGTACCGATATATTTTTTCCAGATGGGGATATTCGCCACAATTCAGTATTTACGAATTTTCGGAAGGCGATAACGTATTCGGAAAAAATGCAGAAGGAAAATCGAAATACCACAACGATAAATCGATCCGGAAATCCTTTAATGAATTTATAACCCGGCTTAAAACATACATTCAAAAAGACCTTGGCTATTCGGAAAAAATAGTAGGCGTTAGCTTTGCATCCAATCCCGACGAACGCGCCATGGAGCAGCATATTTATTCCATTGCGGATATGTGTTTCGTTCACAAATACGGAGAACAAAAAGATGAGAATTTCATTCAACGCTGGGGAATGATGGATCGATTGTTTGCTTCTTTTTCCAAACCTTGCTTAATGGAGGAAATGGGTCCGAACGATGGTAACCTTTATTGCTGTTCTAAAATTCAATACCACAACGATATGTGGTCGACCGCCTTTATGGGTGGAATTGGTTGTGGTATGCATTGGTGGTGGGACCGTGGTATTCACGATAATGGTTATTATACCGACTTAAAAGCCTTATCGAAATTCTGGCAGAATGAGGATTTGAGCGACCGCGAATATTTTCCAAGAAAAACATCCGATAAAATGTCGTTCACCGTTTCTGCACGCAAAAAAAGGAAAATAGAAACTTTCTATTTACGCGATAAAAGTGGCGATCGTATTTATGGCTGGACCCACAACGCTACGGCATTTTGGTGGAACGAAAGCAATGCCTGCATGGATGAACTGAAAGCGAAAAAATATTTAAGTAAACCCTGTAAAATGGAAGATGGAGCAGAATTAGGTTGCGCTCCACCTTGCGCTGCGTGGATCGATTATGGAAGTGATCGTTTTAAAGATGATTACGGAAAAATTATTCCGCTGGAAAAAGAAATCATCGTTATTCCCGGATTAAAAATGAGTCCCCTCTTTGGTAAACACCACTACTACCAGGTGCAATGGTTTTATACCGGCGGAAGCGGGGGATTAATGCAGGAAGCGGTGATTGGTACAGATGCAGGAGGAAATCTGAGTATCAGAGTCCCGAAGATGGGTCCCGATTTACCCTATAACGATTATGCATTTAAAATCCGTTATGTGGGTTTACAAAAAGGAATAAAGGCAGGTCCATCCAGTGGTCCCTTTTAA
- a CDS encoding histidine kinase, whose protein sequence is MAAQQVNFRNYSVGEGLAQSQVFAIIEDPEGYIWFGTRGGGISKFDGVSFRQLTTRDGLINDFISCFIKNKKGEIIIGTAVGISVYNGKKFQNYPLEYKSNPVPINAIAEDKNGILWLATNKGLYVFKNGEYTCVSCKHALNRDMISSVFIDGKNSVWYGDDFGLNHLDSVNRSLAATTYRRKDGFTNVLVRSIRSWGKSELLVATYGGGLQLFSGSKASPSILNENFESNIIHDVLYDKKGNCWIATYDAGIYRIRLSDSLITHFGVQEGLANDHVSTLYEDSWGNIWVGTSGGGVSRYSGEQFIHYTEKNGLAGNYIFSLCHQGDSVLWMGTSVKGVLKMNLRNGEIIHYNADSGFVDEKVKSIFCDNNGVIWLGSEGKGLWRKDSSGFKNFTTRDGLSSNWIKDILRDKSGKLWLATAGGGITVITNEHPFTARKISEGDGLSKSRVNCLHQDQNGRIWYGTEGGGIGVISDESIKNYSLEEGLSSAIVRGMREDKNGFLWVATGGGGLSRVDIYRSAKIERFTKDNGLSSDNLYLLEIDDQNNLWAGSDNGVDHLILNENSEVTEKKHYGKSEGFQGIETCQNSVTKTRDGSLWFGTINGLTRHDPRSSERNNFAPRMRFTGINLFYQPIANTRFADHVSKWGEIDDDLQLNYDENHIGFEFIGIDQRSPVSVKYQWKLDGVDEEWSPLSLKREVTYSNLPPGDYVFMVRGINEDGVVSTEPLQYSFFIHPPFWQQWWFRLLLILFFVIIIASVIILITRRSRLRHKALREKLKVEKQMVELEQKALRLQMNPHFIFHALNSIQGLITQKDEKTARSYLAKFSRLMRSILENSREQLIPLEKEVETLQDYLLLERFTRNDSFDFEIITDESIDTSEIMIPSLLLQPFVENALIHGFSGLQRRGHIKIEFRLHGKILECMVEDNGIGRKQAFENKMQKDAQHKSMALIVTQERLALLNQQSGDIKDSGAIQIEDLFDEKNQAAGTRVIIRIAVDGN, encoded by the coding sequence TTGGCCGCACAGCAGGTCAATTTCAGGAACTATTCCGTTGGTGAAGGTCTCGCTCAATCGCAGGTGTTTGCCATCATCGAAGATCCCGAAGGATACATTTGGTTCGGTACGCGTGGAGGAGGAATCAGCAAGTTCGATGGCGTCAGTTTTCGTCAGCTCACAACCCGTGATGGTTTAATCAATGATTTTATCTCGTGTTTTATTAAAAATAAAAAAGGAGAAATCATCATTGGAACAGCGGTCGGAATTTCGGTTTACAATGGAAAGAAATTTCAAAATTATCCACTCGAGTATAAATCCAATCCGGTTCCCATCAACGCCATTGCCGAAGATAAAAACGGAATTCTCTGGCTGGCCACCAATAAAGGATTGTACGTATTTAAAAATGGTGAATACACCTGTGTGAGTTGCAAGCATGCCCTCAACCGCGATATGATTTCTTCGGTATTTATCGATGGAAAAAATTCGGTTTGGTATGGCGATGATTTCGGATTAAATCATTTGGATTCTGTGAACCGCTCGCTCGCGGCAACTACTTATCGCCGTAAAGATGGTTTTACCAATGTGCTGGTGCGTAGCATTCGTTCATGGGGAAAATCAGAATTACTGGTGGCGACGTATGGCGGCGGACTCCAACTCTTTTCCGGATCGAAGGCTAGTCCTTCAATACTGAATGAAAATTTCGAAAGCAATATCATTCACGATGTGTTGTACGATAAAAAAGGAAATTGCTGGATTGCCACTTATGATGCAGGAATTTATCGCATTCGGTTAAGCGATTCACTCATCACCCATTTTGGTGTGCAGGAAGGATTGGCCAATGATCATGTGAGTACCTTGTACGAGGACAGTTGGGGAAATATTTGGGTGGGAACAAGTGGAGGAGGAGTATCCCGCTATTCCGGCGAGCAGTTTATTCACTATACGGAGAAAAACGGATTAGCAGGAAATTATATTTTTTCGCTTTGTCACCAGGGTGATTCCGTTTTATGGATGGGAACTTCCGTAAAGGGTGTTTTAAAAATGAATTTGCGAAATGGAGAGATCATCCATTACAATGCCGATTCGGGATTTGTGGATGAAAAAGTAAAATCCATTTTCTGCGATAATAACGGTGTAATATGGTTGGGTTCGGAGGGAAAAGGATTGTGGAGAAAAGATAGCAGCGGATTTAAAAATTTCACCACGCGTGATGGATTAAGCAGTAACTGGATTAAAGATATTTTACGTGACAAAAGCGGTAAATTATGGTTGGCCACTGCAGGAGGAGGAATTACTGTAATTACGAATGAACATCCATTTACAGCACGCAAAATTTCAGAAGGCGATGGTTTAAGTAAAAGCAGGGTGAATTGTTTACATCAGGATCAGAATGGAAGAATTTGGTATGGTACCGAAGGCGGAGGAATTGGCGTAATCAGCGATGAATCCATTAAAAACTATTCGCTCGAAGAAGGATTAAGCAGCGCGATTGTTAGAGGAATGCGTGAGGATAAAAACGGATTTCTCTGGGTGGCTACCGGTGGAGGAGGATTGAGTCGCGTAGATATTTACCGCAGCGCAAAAATTGAACGGTTTACTAAAGATAACGGACTAAGTTCCGACAACCTTTACCTGCTCGAAATCGACGACCAAAATAATCTCTGGGCGGGTTCAGATAATGGAGTGGATCATTTAATTCTCAATGAGAATTCGGAAGTCACCGAAAAAAAACATTATGGAAAGTCAGAAGGATTTCAAGGCATAGAAACATGTCAGAATTCCGTTACCAAAACACGCGATGGTTCGCTTTGGTTTGGCACGATCAACGGATTAACGCGACACGATCCCCGCAGTTCGGAGCGAAATAATTTTGCACCACGCATGCGGTTTACCGGAATCAATCTTTTTTATCAGCCCATTGCCAATACACGCTTTGCAGATCACGTATCGAAATGGGGAGAGATCGACGACGATTTGCAATTGAATTATGATGAAAACCATATTGGTTTCGAATTTATAGGAATCGATCAGCGGAGTCCGGTTTCCGTAAAATACCAATGGAAACTGGATGGGGTCGATGAAGAATGGTCGCCGCTTTCACTTAAGCGTGAGGTCACCTATTCCAATCTTCCTCCCGGCGATTATGTATTTATGGTCCGGGGCATCAATGAAGACGGAGTAGTTTCCACCGAGCCTTTGCAGTATTCATTTTTCATTCATCCACCCTTCTGGCAACAATGGTGGTTTCGATTATTATTGATTTTATTTTTCGTAATAATTATTGCATCTGTCATTATCCTCATTACCCGCCGGTCGCGTTTACGGCATAAAGCACTGCGCGAAAAATTAAAGGTGGAAAAACAAATGGTGGAGCTGGAACAGAAAGCACTGCGTTTGCAAATGAATCCGCATTTTATTTTTCATGCATTGAATTCTATTCAGGGACTCATCACTCAAAAGGATGAAAAGACAGCGCGAAGTTATCTGGCAAAATTTTCCCGCTTAATGCGTTCCATTCTCGAAAATTCAAGAGAACAATTAATTCCCCTCGAAAAAGAAGTAGAAACCCTGCAAGATTATCTCCTGCTCGAACGATTCACCCGCAACGATTCTTTCGATTTCGAAATTATCACGGATGAATCCATCGATACTTCTGAAATCATGATTCCTTCACTCTTACTTCAACCCTTTGTAGAAAATGCACTGATCCATGGTTTCAGCGGACTACAACGAAGGGGACATATTAAAATTGAGTTTCGTCTGCACGGAAAAATTCTTGAATGCATGGTAGAGGATAATGGCATTGGAAGAAAACAGGCGTTCGAAAATAAAATGCAAAAAGATGCACAGCATAAATCCATGGCCTTAATCGTAACACAGGAACGACTGGCACTTCTCAATCAACAAAGCGGCGATATCAAAGATTCCGGTGCCATACAGATCGAGGATTTATTCGATGAAAAAAATCAAGCAGCAGGCACGCGGGTCATTATCAGGATTGCAGTGGATGGAAATTAA
- the pbpC gene encoding penicillin-binding protein 1C: protein MIRRWISGTWRWMKRYKYLLSAIVLILSVWYYNCLPAELFSDPTSTVLYDKNGDILGARIAEDGQWRFPHNPEVPERFAKSIVQFEDRTFYSHWGVSPSAIARAVKQNFSAGKVVSGGSTITMQVVRLMRKGKGRTFYEKSVEMILATRMEWSYSKNEILALYASNAPMGGNVVGLDAAAWRYYGRTPNELSWAESATLAVLPNAPSHIFPGKNQAKLKAKRDRVLNRLFEIGEIDSTTLITSLAEPLPQSPPDLPQLAPHLMDRLISSGYKGQRIYTTIDGKLQEQITKILEQHHQRLMDDEIYNAACLVVDVTTGDVVAYIGNVENDDPEHGSDVDIIPAPRSSGSILKPLLYAGMLNDGLITPTMLFPDVPTHISGYSPKNYNQRYDGAVPANRALSRSLNVPAVRMLQQFGIPKFHYLLKKLGMQTLYFPSSHYGLSLVLGGAETSLWDLAHIYAMMARTLNEYPEFKKDLNARPHFFHSEKFNQLQAEFQVEEPILNPASVYFTFQAMIEVARPEDEAQWQNFSNARRIAWKTGTSFGFRDAWAVGVNPKYVVAVWAGNADGEGRPGLVGVQAAAPILFDVFSRLPNAGWFRVPYDDMQKTAICRLSGHRASPLCSPIDTTWIPLSSLNTTVCPYHQILHLDPQKKFRVTSDCMDPSEMVNESRFVLPPVMEYYYKSRNPTYKEIPPFRTDCMEQSEELQMEILYPKKPSKIFIPVGIDGSIGKTVFEVTHRDPNAEIYWHLDEDFLGTTSGIHQMELSPALGKHQLTLIDNNGKRISQTFEVIGK, encoded by the coding sequence ATGATACGCAGATGGATATCGGGCACCTGGAGGTGGATGAAAAGGTACAAATACCTGCTTTCGGCTATTGTGCTGATTTTATCCGTCTGGTATTATAACTGTCTTCCGGCGGAACTTTTTAGCGACCCCACCTCTACGGTTTTGTATGATAAAAACGGGGATATCCTTGGAGCACGAATCGCCGAAGATGGTCAATGGCGTTTTCCGCATAATCCGGAAGTGCCGGAGCGTTTTGCAAAATCGATTGTTCAATTCGAGGATCGCACTTTCTATTCCCATTGGGGAGTGAGTCCAAGCGCGATTGCACGTGCCGTGAAACAAAATTTTTCGGCAGGAAAAGTGGTAAGTGGAGGAAGCACCATCACCATGCAAGTGGTGCGGTTAATGCGCAAAGGAAAAGGAAGAACGTTTTACGAAAAAAGTGTAGAAATGATTTTAGCTACACGCATGGAATGGTCCTATTCCAAAAATGAAATTCTTGCATTGTATGCATCCAATGCACCTATGGGAGGGAATGTGGTGGGACTCGATGCTGCAGCCTGGCGCTATTATGGAAGAACACCCAATGAATTGAGTTGGGCAGAATCGGCAACCCTGGCCGTATTACCCAATGCACCAAGTCATATTTTCCCCGGAAAAAATCAGGCAAAACTTAAAGCGAAACGCGATCGTGTATTGAATCGCTTATTTGAAATTGGAGAAATTGATTCGACAACCCTCATCACTTCATTGGCGGAACCATTGCCACAATCGCCACCCGATCTTCCGCAATTGGCTCCGCATTTAATGGATCGCTTAATTTCATCGGGTTATAAAGGTCAACGGATTTATACCACCATCGATGGAAAATTACAGGAACAGATCACAAAAATTCTTGAACAACATCATCAGCGTTTAATGGATGATGAAATATACAATGCCGCTTGTCTGGTAGTGGATGTCACCACCGGTGATGTGGTTGCGTATATCGGAAATGTAGAAAACGATGATCCGGAACACGGTAGTGATGTAGATATTATTCCCGCACCGCGAAGTTCCGGTTCCATTTTAAAACCGTTGTTATATGCCGGAATGCTCAATGACGGATTGATAACACCCACTATGTTATTTCCCGATGTGCCCACACATATTTCCGGTTATTCACCTAAAAATTATAATCAACGTTACGATGGAGCAGTTCCTGCTAATCGTGCCTTATCGCGTTCGCTAAATGTTCCTGCCGTTCGGATGTTGCAACAATTTGGTATTCCAAAATTTCATTATCTGCTGAAAAAACTTGGAATGCAGACTTTGTATTTTCCTTCTTCGCATTATGGTTTATCACTCGTGCTTGGAGGTGCAGAGACATCACTATGGGATCTGGCTCATATTTATGCCATGATGGCGAGAACGCTGAATGAATATCCGGAATTCAAAAAAGATTTAAATGCGCGTCCACATTTTTTCCACTCCGAAAAATTCAATCAGTTGCAAGCGGAATTTCAAGTGGAAGAGCCTATTTTGAATCCTGCCTCGGTGTATTTCACCTTTCAGGCGATGATAGAAGTTGCTCGTCCGGAAGATGAAGCACAATGGCAAAATTTTTCGAATGCACGCCGGATCGCATGGAAAACAGGAACCAGTTTTGGATTCAGAGATGCCTGGGCCGTTGGTGTAAATCCGAAATACGTTGTAGCGGTTTGGGCAGGAAATGCAGATGGTGAGGGTCGACCCGGCTTAGTGGGCGTACAAGCTGCGGCTCCCATTTTATTCGATGTTTTTTCTCGTTTACCGAATGCAGGTTGGTTTCGCGTTCCTTATGACGATATGCAAAAAACTGCGATTTGCAGATTAAGCGGACATCGTGCTTCTCCGTTGTGTTCACCGATAGATACCACATGGATTCCATTGTCCTCCCTGAACACTACGGTTTGTCCGTATCACCAGATTTTACATTTAGACCCGCAGAAAAAATTTCGTGTCACCAGCGATTGCATGGATCCTTCTGAAATGGTAAACGAATCGCGTTTTGTATTGCCACCGGTGATGGAATATTATTACAAAAGCAGAAATCCCACCTATAAAGAAATTCCTCCATTTCGAACCGATTGCATGGAGCAGTCGGAAGAATTGCAAATGGAAATTCTATATCCGAAAAAACCGAGTAAAATTTTTATTCCGGTTGGGATTGATGGTTCCATTGGTAAAACAGTGTTTGAAGTAACCCACCGCGATCCGAATGCTGAAATATACTGGCATCTCGACGAAGATTTTCTGGGGACTACTTCCGGAATTCATCAGATGGAGTTGAGTCCTGCATTGGGAAAACATCAACTTACGTTGATCGACAATAACGGAAAACGGATTAGTCAGACCTTTGAGGTCATAGGTAAATAA
- a CDS encoding DUF4328 domain-containing protein: MKTTGIPSFQTPLIIRTRFAAIALLLSCVFNVAFNWVDYQFMSSLADAPPATYQDMVKLKAENGWWTQMFNLYAFFTILAIVAVCLWFYRANDNLWLHFDDLEFKPSWAVGWFFVPVACFYIPLRVMREIFSRSLQLDRREIYDDPRILAWWLFYWLPTLFSIIIGFRAPQEESSQIYFLIENSWQGPVFALLLFVPAVLLFLIMRDVTRMQDNNLKQH, from the coding sequence ATGAAGACTACAGGTATTCCATCTTTTCAAACACCATTAATCATTCGCACCCGGTTCGCTGCAATTGCTTTGTTGTTGAGCTGTGTTTTTAATGTTGCGTTTAATTGGGTCGACTACCAATTCATGTCCTCACTCGCCGATGCTCCTCCTGCTACGTATCAGGATATGGTTAAATTAAAAGCGGAAAATGGGTGGTGGACCCAAATGTTCAACCTCTATGCCTTTTTTACCATTCTGGCCATTGTAGCTGTTTGCTTATGGTTCTACAGAGCCAATGATAATCTCTGGCTACATTTCGATGATTTGGAATTTAAACCATCCTGGGCTGTGGGATGGTTTTTTGTACCGGTAGCTTGTTTTTATATTCCGCTTCGTGTAATGCGCGAAATTTTTTCCCGCAGTTTACAATTGGATCGTCGTGAAATTTATGATGATCCCCGAATTTTAGCCTGGTGGTTGTTTTACTGGTTGCCGACATTGTTTTCCATTATCATCGGATTTCGTGCTCCACAGGAAGAATCTTCGCAGATTTATTTTTTAATCGAGAATTCCTGGCAGGGACCCGTTTTTGCGTTGCTGTTATTTGTCCCTGCAGTTTTACTTTTTCTCATAATGAGAGATGTCACCCGCATGCAGGATAACAATTTGAAACAACATTGA
- a CDS encoding sodium:solute symporter family protein: protein MLFGFTLLYLLLTVAIGFVATRWIRSSSDFVQAGRSLPPFFNATALFALWFGSETVFGASSEFLQHGLIGTIEDPFGGVLCLLLFAVFFVRKLYRLNLLTIGDLFRKHFGEKVEIVSSFFMLITFFGYIAAQLIALGLILKSVLSVSGLDVNLSFLIVCCAVLVTFYTFIGGMWAVSITDFIQSIFIVAGMLILCFFLVSEAGGWEKIIHEAPADTFTFFPENNGLGWSNWIAMWLTLGLGSLASQDIFQRVNSARSERAAVSSTYIGAGLYLVFAMLPLFIALAARVMYPNENYEETQEVIPRLVIMHTPVFVQVFFFGSLLSAVLSTCSGALLAPASILSENLIKPLSKKEYSDKEFLALVRWSIVIMSVISTVLALGGNDIFELVSMSSVLGIVSLLVPMVAALYWEKSSATGAMVSMFSGMITYLILYFIVDPELEPFLPALGVSILGMVIGTYLQPSSTKSELHV from the coding sequence ATGCTTTTCGGTTTTACCCTGCTTTATCTTTTGTTAACGGTGGCCATTGGTTTTGTAGCCACTCGATGGATTCGTTCGAGTTCCGATTTCGTGCAGGCGGGTAGAAGTTTGCCTCCTTTTTTTAATGCCACGGCCTTATTTGCATTGTGGTTTGGTTCGGAAACCGTTTTTGGCGCTTCCTCCGAATTTTTGCAACATGGATTAATCGGAACCATCGAAGATCCATTTGGTGGGGTATTATGTCTTTTACTTTTTGCAGTGTTTTTCGTTCGTAAACTTTATCGGCTCAATTTGCTCACCATTGGCGATTTATTCCGTAAACACTTCGGAGAAAAAGTCGAAATCGTTTCTTCTTTTTTTATGCTTATCACATTTTTCGGTTACATCGCAGCGCAGCTGATTGCTCTGGGTTTAATTTTAAAATCGGTATTATCGGTTAGCGGACTCGATGTAAACCTTTCCTTTCTCATTGTGTGTTGTGCTGTTTTGGTGACCTTTTACACTTTCATCGGAGGAATGTGGGCGGTGTCCATCACCGATTTTATTCAAAGTATTTTTATTGTGGCGGGAATGCTGATTCTTTGTTTTTTCCTGGTATCGGAAGCCGGTGGATGGGAGAAAATTATTCATGAAGCACCAGCTGATACATTTACCTTTTTTCCGGAAAACAACGGATTGGGTTGGTCGAACTGGATCGCCATGTGGTTAACATTGGGATTAGGCTCACTGGCTTCTCAGGATATTTTTCAACGGGTAAACTCTGCGCGATCCGAACGGGCAGCTGTAAGTTCTACTTATATCGGCGCAGGATTATATCTCGTTTTTGCCATGCTTCCATTGTTTATTGCTTTAGCTGCGAGAGTAATGTATCCCAATGAAAATTATGAAGAAACGCAGGAGGTCATTCCGCGTTTGGTGATCATGCATACACCGGTCTTCGTTCAGGTTTTCTTTTTCGGATCATTGTTAAGTGCTGTGCTTTCAACATGCAGTGGCGCACTTTTGGCACCTGCAAGTATCTTGTCCGAAAACCTGATTAAACCATTGAGTAAAAAAGAATATTCCGACAAAGAATTTTTAGCATTGGTGCGTTGGAGTATTGTTATTATGTCGGTTATTTCTACTGTTCTTGCTCTGGGTGGTAACGATATTTTCGAATTGGTAAGTATGAGTTCCGTATTGGGAATTGTTTCTTTGCTGGTACCGATGGTTGCCGCTTTGTATTGGGAAAAATCCTCAGCCACCGGAGCCATGGTTTCCATGTTTTCGGGAATGATTACCTATTTGATTTTATATTTTATTGTTGATCCCGAACTGGAACCTTTTCTTCCGGCTTTAGGTGTTTCTATATTGGGAATGGTAATCGGGACCTACCTTCAACCTTCATCGACTAAAAGCGAATTACACGTATGA